From a single Cytophagales bacterium WSM2-2 genomic region:
- a CDS encoding hydrolase, with amino-acid sequence MKVTFLGTGTSQGVPVIGCECEVCRSLDYRDKRLRVSVHIEIEGKSFVIDTGPDFRQQMLRERINRLDAVLLTHSHKDHIAGLDDVRAFNFLQKTEMPVYGTWATLEHLKKEFYYAFEGEKYPGIPVLSLREIDQADFEINGVRIVPLPVMHLRMPVLGFRIGDFSYITDANHIPEETFEKLKGTKILVLNALQKESHVSHFTLNEAIEQAQRIGAAQTYFTHISHKMGLHNFVSKELPPSIALAHDGLIVRCTP; translated from the coding sequence TTGAAAGTTACATTCCTCGGCACCGGTACGTCACAAGGTGTGCCCGTGATCGGGTGCGAATGTGAAGTATGCCGCTCGCTGGATTACCGCGACAAACGACTGCGTGTTTCCGTCCATATTGAAATTGAAGGTAAGAGTTTCGTCATTGATACAGGCCCCGATTTCAGACAACAAATGCTTCGGGAAAGAATAAACCGCCTCGATGCAGTTCTGCTCACCCACTCACATAAAGACCACATTGCCGGCTTAGACGATGTCCGAGCTTTCAACTTCCTTCAAAAGACCGAGATGCCGGTTTACGGAACATGGGCAACATTGGAACACCTGAAAAAAGAATTTTACTATGCTTTCGAAGGAGAGAAGTATCCGGGTATCCCCGTATTAAGTCTCCGTGAAATTGACCAGGCCGACTTTGAAATAAATGGAGTCAGGATTGTCCCTTTGCCAGTGATGCACCTGCGAATGCCTGTACTTGGTTTTCGTATAGGTGATTTTAGTTACATCACTGACGCCAATCACATTCCCGAGGAGACCTTTGAAAAATTGAAGGGTACGAAAATCTTAGTGTTAAATGCACTTCAAAAGGAAAGTCACGTTTCTCATTTTACACTGAATGAAGCAATTGAGCAGGCACAACGAATCGGAGCAGCTCAGACTTATTTTACTCACATCAGTCATAAGATGGGACTTCACAATTTCGTGAGCAAAGAGCTACCTCCCTCCATAGCTTTGGCACATGATGGTCTGATTGTTCGCTGTACTCCATAG